Part of the Faecalibacterium duncaniae genome, GGCACCAATTTCAGCAGTTCTTCCTGATCCAGATCCGGGCAGCGAATAGGCCCACGAGACTGAATATAGAAACTGCGCATCTTGTTGTAATCTGTGGTGCCCATGAATTTTTCCATATTCTTGTGATCTTCTTCGGCACGCTCCCCATCCAGCGGATTCACATAGACTGGAACGCCGGGAAACTCAAAGACACCGCCGTCATGGTCAAAGTGTGTATGCGTCAGCAGAATGATCAGAGGCTTATCCGTCAGTGCACGCACTTCCCCAGCGAGGTCGCCGATACCGCAGCCGGTATCCACCAGCGCGGCTTTCTCTTCACCCTCGATGAGGAAAGCGTTCACCAGACGAAATTCACTCAGGCACCATGTATGGGGCGCGATTTCGGTGATCTCATGTCGATACATAGACAAAACAGACTCCTTTCGTGTATGTGTTGATTCAGCCCTTGACTGCACCGGCCGTCAATCCGGCAATGAACTGGCGGTTTGCGGCCAGATAAACCAGAAGGATAGGCAGCAGTGCAATGGAAGCGCCCGCTGTCATGATATGCCACTCAGCAGCAGCGTTGGCGGAGTAGCGCAGATTTGCAACAGCAACGCTCAGGGTCTTGAGGCCGGGGTTGGCCATGGTGAACACCTGTGCCGTAACAAACTCATTCCAGGCCTGGCGGAAGGCAAACAGCGCGATCACTCCCAAAATGGGTTTGATGGCCGGAACGATGATCTGCCAGAAGATGCGGAAGGGGCCAGCGCCATCGATCGTGGCAGCCTCGTCCAGATCTTTGGGCACTCCATTGATGAAGCCGGAGATCATAAAAATGTTAGCCGCTTGGCCGCCGGTAAGCATCAGTGCCAGACCCACCATATTCTTGGTCAGTCCCAGCCGACTCATGAGAGTATACAGAGGATACAGCGCCACCGAACCAACCGAGATGAACATACTGAGCAGATATGCCGTAGAGATCAGCTTTTTGCCCACAAAATCTCGGCGGCTGATCACATAGGCCGCCATGGAAGAGGTGATCAGTGTAAAAACCACCGTCAGCAGTGCCAGTACCACGCTGTTCAGGAAATACTTGCCGAAGTCCAACTTCTGGAAAGCATAAACATAGTTGTTGAACTGCCAGTTCTCCGGCAGGAAATTTCCGCCCAATGTCAATTCTGCGTTGGTCTTGAAGGAGCCCAGCAGAGTGTAGACCACCGGATAAAGGGTAAAGATACACATGGAACCTACAAACAGCCATTTCAGGATCTGGCCGATCAGGTAAATCACATGATCTCTTTTTTCCGAGGGGCGCATATCCGACCATTTTAATTTTTTCCGTGCCATTTTCCGTTCCTCCTTATTCACCGGTCACTGCGTCCAGCCGCTTGGCGAGAATCAGATACAGGCCAGTGACACCACCGATGATCAACGCTGCCACCAAACTGCAGGCTGCGCCATAGCCAAACTCCTGCACCACAGAGGAACCTGCGGTGATGGGGAAGAACAGCTGATAGATATACAAGAACATCACGTTGGTCTGATTCATGGGTCCGCCTTCAGTCAGAACCATGATACTCTGATAATCCATAAAGGAGATCACCAGCGCCAACATCAGGATCATCTTCATGACGGGGGCCAGCAGAGGGATGGTAATGCGGAACAGGATCTGGGCTGCATTCGCACCATCCAGTTTTGCACTCTCATATACCTCTGTAGAAATACCGGTGAGGCCTGCAATGAAATAAACCATGTAGTTGCCGATACCGCCCCATGCAGCAATGATGATACAAGTCAGCATGGCGTACTTTACACCGAGCCAGTTGACATTTTCATCGATAATACCCAGCCACGTCAGGAAGCGGTTGATCTCGCCGTTGTAAGTGTTGAACAGCAGGTAGAAGATCAACGCCATAACAGCGCTGGACATAATGGTCGGGGTAAAGATAATGGATTGTCCGGTGGCGTTGAGCCGGGTGTTTTTGCTCAGCAGGAACGCCAGCATAAATGCAATGGGCAGCGTCAGCAGCAGTTTGCCTCCCACATAAACGAAGGTGTTCACGATGGCTGTCTTGAACACAGTGTCCCGGGCAATGCGGGCAAAATTTGCAAAGCCTACAAATTTTGGGGTGCCGTAGCCCTTGTAGTCAAACATACAGTACCGTATTGTCCACAGGATGGGGTAGATGGTGAAAACAACAAACATGATCAGGTTGGGCAGAAGCATCAAATAGGATGTCTTCTCCTCCCGGATCCTTCTCCCAAGGCTTTTTTTCCTCGTTTCCATAGTGTTTCCTCCTAACGGATTATCTGAAGGCATTTCTGATTATAAGTATACGGGGATTTTTTTGAAACGTAGAGAAATGGATACCCGATTATGTTGAAAAAATTCCGATTCTTGTATCTGCTTCTGCATATTTCCGCTCAGCCGCTTTCCTGCAGGGTGCGGCGATAATCAGTGGGGGTAATATGCCAGTATTTTTTGTAACAGACGGAGAAATACCGGGAATCCGCATAGCCGGTGCGCTCTGCTACCTCATAGATCTTCAGGCTTTCGTCGTCCAAAAGCCGTTGTGCCTCCTTCATTCGCATTTCGGTCAGGTGTTCGGTGAAGGTCTGCCCGGAAGCCTGCTTGAACAGCTGCCGCAGGTAATTGGGGCTGATGTACAATTCCGCTGCTACATCATCCAGCGAAAACTGCAGATCGCTCAGATGTTCTCCCATGATCTCATCGATCCGGGACACCAGTTCCTGTCCAGGATTCTTTTTCTCTTCTGCAGCACGGCACAGGAGAAGAAGATTTTTAAAGCATTCCTGCAATTCCTCCAGGGTTCCGGCCTCCATGATCTCCTGATGGCAGGCCTTATATTCCACGTAGGTGATGGGGTTTTGTCCCCGGCGCTTCTTCAATACGGAAAGGCACATGTCCAGAACTGCCATTTTGATGTATGCTGCATCCACTACTCCATGGGGGTAGAACCAACTCAGAACTCCGTCTACTGCCCCTGCAATGGCCTCCGCATCTCCTCCGGCCACCGTCAGTGCCACTTGCTCTGTCAGATGGGGGTCGATCTCAAGGCAGGCTGTTACCCG contains:
- a CDS encoding carbohydrate ABC transporter permease, yielding METRKKSLGRRIREEKTSYLMLLPNLIMFVVFTIYPILWTIRYCMFDYKGYGTPKFVGFANFARIARDTVFKTAIVNTFVYVGGKLLLTLPIAFMLAFLLSKNTRLNATGQSIIFTPTIMSSAVMALIFYLLFNTYNGEINRFLTWLGIIDENVNWLGVKYAMLTCIIIAAWGGIGNYMVYFIAGLTGISTEVYESAKLDGANAAQILFRITIPLLAPVMKMILMLALVISFMDYQSIMVLTEGGPMNQTNVMFLYIYQLFFPITAGSSVVQEFGYGAACSLVAALIIGGVTGLYLILAKRLDAVTGE
- a CDS encoding carbohydrate ABC transporter permease, with the translated sequence MARKKLKWSDMRPSEKRDHVIYLIGQILKWLFVGSMCIFTLYPVVYTLLGSFKTNAELTLGGNFLPENWQFNNYVYAFQKLDFGKYFLNSVVLALLTVVFTLITSSMAAYVISRRDFVGKKLISTAYLLSMFISVGSVALYPLYTLMSRLGLTKNMVGLALMLTGGQAANIFMISGFINGVPKDLDEAATIDGAGPFRIFWQIIVPAIKPILGVIALFAFRQAWNEFVTAQVFTMANPGLKTLSVAVANLRYSANAAAEWHIMTAGASIALLPILLVYLAANRQFIAGLTAGAVKG